From a region of the Zingiber officinale cultivar Zhangliang chromosome 4B, Zo_v1.1, whole genome shotgun sequence genome:
- the LOC121974351 gene encoding NAC domain-containing protein 83-like isoform X2, protein METKRPISFIRNGIVRLPPGFRFHPTDEELVVQYLKRKAFSCSLPAAVIPEINLCNFDPWDLPGEGEGERYFFNLVDRSAFHRSIRATGSGYWKAAGKPKPVVATASRELVGVKRVLVFHKGKPLRGSATDWVMHEYCLPSNLAQRSNSIRSKDWVVCRIFERRTDGVAENRRRRKRRFGNGRVELDPSCSSSSSCVTDLEEEEEGEEGDEGSSKAIDSPDHV, encoded by the exons ATGGAGACTAAAAGGCCGATTAGTTTCATCAGAAATGGAATAGTGAGGCTGCCTCCCGGGTTCAGGTTCCACCCTACTGATGAGGAACTGGTGGTGCAGTACCTCAAAAGGAAGGCCTTTTCCTGCTCATTGCCTGCCGCAGTCATTCCCGAGATCAATCTCTGCAACTTCGATCCCTGGGATTTGCCAG GTGAGGGCGAAGGAGAGAGATACTTTTTCAATCTGGTAGATAGATCCGCCTTCCACCGCAGCATTAGAGCTACAGGCTCCGGGTACTGGAAGGCCGCCGGAAAGCCGAAGCCGGTGGTGGCGACGGCGAGCAGAGAGCTGGTGGGGGTGAAGAGGGTGCTCGTTTTCCACAAGGGAAAACCACTGCGTGGCTCGGCGACCGATTGGGTCATGCACGAGTACTGCCTCCCTTCGAATCTCGCACAGAGATCGAATTCAATCCGT AGCAAAGATTGGGTGGTCTGTCGCATATTTGAGAGGAGGACGGATGGAGTAGCAGAGAatagaagaaggaggaaaagaaggTTCGGCAATGGCAGAGTCGAGCTCGATCCTTCctgttcttcttcctcaagctgcGTGACTGAtctcgaggaggaggaggagggagaagaAGGCGATGAAGGCAGCAGCAAAGCGATCGATTCGCCTGATCATGTTTAA
- the LOC121974352 gene encoding T-complex protein 1 subunit beta-like, whose product MVNARLLKDEATEEKGDRARMASFVGAMAIADLVKTTLGPKGMDKILQSTGRGHSVTVTNDGATILKSLHIDNPAAKVLVDISKVQDDEVGDGTTSVVVLAGELLREAEKLVNQKIHPMTIIAGYRMAAECARSALLQKAKDNKQDPDTFKSDLMKIAMTTLSSKILSMDKEQFAKLAVDAVLRLKGSTNLESIHIIKKVGGSLKDSFLDEGFILDKKIGIGQPKRIENAKILVANTAMDTDKVKIYGARVRVDSMAKVAEIEGAEKDKMKDKVQKIINHGINCFVNRQLIYNFPEELFADAGVLAIEHADFDGIERLALVTGGEIASTFDNPESVKLGHCKLIEEIMIGEDKLIHFSGVEMGQACTIVLRGASSHVLDEAERSLHDALCVLSQTVNDSRVLFGGGWPEMIMSKEVDELARKTPGKRSHAIEAFSHALQAIPTIIADNAGLDSAELISQLRAEHHKEITNAGIDVISGGVGDMEKLGISESFKVKQAVLLSATEAAEMILRVDEIITCAPRKREDRM is encoded by the exons ATGGTG AATGCGAGACTGCTTAAAGATGAAGCTACCGAGGAGAAAGGAGATCGTGCGAGAATG GCATCATTTGTTGGTGCTATGGCAATTGCAGATCTCGTCAAGACAACTTTAGGCCCCAAAGGAATG GATAAGATATTGCAGTCAACTGGTAGAGGACATAGTGTCACCGTTACTAATGATGGTGCCACAATTTTGAAGTCACTTCATATTGACAATCCAGCTGCTAAGGTCCTTGTTG ATATTTCCAAAGTGCAAGATGATGAAGTTGGTGATGGAACAACCTCTGTTGTTGTTTTAGCTGGAGAACTTCTCAGAGAGGCTGAAAAATTAGTAAATCAAAAAATTCATCCAATGACGATCATTGCAG GATATAGAATGGCTGCTGAGTGTGCACGTAGTGCATTGCTGCAGAAGGCAAAGGATAACAAACAAGATCCAG ATACATTCAAGTCAGATTTGATGAAAATTGCTATGACAACCTTGAGCTCAAAAATTCTCTCTATGGACAAAGAACAATTTGCTAAACTAGCAGTGGATGCTGTGCTAAGGCTGAAG GGAAGCACTAACCTGGAGTCGATCCATATAATTAAGAAGGTTGGAGGTTCCCTTAAAGATTCATTTCTGGATGAAGG ATTTATACTTGACAAGAAAATAGGAATTGGCCAACCTAAACGTATTGAAAATGCAAAGATTCTTGTGGCAAACACTGCTATGGACACAGATAAAGTTAAAATATATGGGGCTCGAGTTCGTGTTGATTCTATGGCTAAAGTTGCAGAGATTGAAGGAGCTGAGAAGGATAAAATGAAAGATAAAGTGCAGAAAATCATTAATCATGGCATAAATTGTTTTGTCAACAGGCAGTTGATTTACAACTTCCCTGAGGAACTTTTTGCTGATGCTGGTGTTCTTGCCATTGAGCATGCTGATTTTGATGGAATTGAACGGTTAGCTTTAGTGACCGGAGGTGAGATTGCATCAACTTTTGACAACCCTGAGTCTGTTAAGCTTGGACATTGCAAGCTCATTGAGGAAATTATGATTGGGGAAGACAAATTGATTCATTTTTCTGGGGTCGAAATGGGTCAGGCATGTACAATTGTTCTAAGAGGTGCTAG TTCTCATGTGCTTGATGAAGCGGAGAGATCCTTGCACGATGCCCTGTGTGTGCTGTCCCAGACAGTGAATGATAGTAGGGTCTTGTTTGGTGGTGGATGGCCTGAGATGATAATGTCCAAGGAGGTTGACGAACTTGCTCGCAAGACTCCTGGAAAGAGATCTCATGCCATTGAAGCTTTCTCTCATGCACTCCAAGCGATACCCACGATCATAGCGGACAATGCTGGGTTGGACAGTGCTGAGCTGATCTCTCAGCTTCGAGCTGAGCATCACAAGGAAATAACTAATGCTGGAATTGATGTCATATCTGGTGGT GTTGGTGATATGGAGAAGCTAGGGATATCAGAGTCATTCAAAGTAAAGCAAGCTGTTCTGTTGTCGGCAACTGAGGCAGCCGAGATGATATTAAGGGTTGATGAGATCATAACTTGTGCTCCGCGAAAAAGAGAGGATAGAATGTGA
- the LOC121974351 gene encoding NAC domain-containing protein 83-like isoform X1: METKRPISFIRNGIVRLPPGFRFHPTDEELVVQYLKRKAFSCSLPAAVIPEINLCNFDPWDLPGEGEGERYFFNLVDRSAFHRSIRATGSGYWKAAGKPKPVVATASRELVGVKRVLVFHKGKPLRGSATDWVMHEYCLPSNLAQRSNSIRCFVEQSKDWVVCRIFERRTDGVAENRRRRKRRFGNGRVELDPSCSSSSSCVTDLEEEEEGEEGDEGSSKAIDSPDHV, encoded by the exons ATGGAGACTAAAAGGCCGATTAGTTTCATCAGAAATGGAATAGTGAGGCTGCCTCCCGGGTTCAGGTTCCACCCTACTGATGAGGAACTGGTGGTGCAGTACCTCAAAAGGAAGGCCTTTTCCTGCTCATTGCCTGCCGCAGTCATTCCCGAGATCAATCTCTGCAACTTCGATCCCTGGGATTTGCCAG GTGAGGGCGAAGGAGAGAGATACTTTTTCAATCTGGTAGATAGATCCGCCTTCCACCGCAGCATTAGAGCTACAGGCTCCGGGTACTGGAAGGCCGCCGGAAAGCCGAAGCCGGTGGTGGCGACGGCGAGCAGAGAGCTGGTGGGGGTGAAGAGGGTGCTCGTTTTCCACAAGGGAAAACCACTGCGTGGCTCGGCGACCGATTGGGTCATGCACGAGTACTGCCTCCCTTCGAATCTCGCACAGAGATCGAATTCAATCCGT TGTTTCGTGGAGCAGAGCAAAGATTGGGTGGTCTGTCGCATATTTGAGAGGAGGACGGATGGAGTAGCAGAGAatagaagaaggaggaaaagaaggTTCGGCAATGGCAGAGTCGAGCTCGATCCTTCctgttcttcttcctcaagctgcGTGACTGAtctcgaggaggaggaggagggagaagaAGGCGATGAAGGCAGCAGCAAAGCGATCGATTCGCCTGATCATGTTTAA